A single genomic interval of Mycobacterium sp. DL592 harbors:
- a CDS encoding MlaD family protein, translating into MRRAAAVLLVAVTVTGCSSGGLSSLPLPAPSVGSGGYRLTAVFSNALNLPAKAKVKLAGADVGELESMVARNYTAVTTLRIMDGVRLPAGSTAELRSATPLGDVFVAIKPPATASPLTPLLKDGDTIGLDSTRAAATVESVLSSAAVMVNGGAVRNLTNLINGAGKATGDQGQAFGDLIAKTNRTLSKLTARSDQLSEALTQTSSLAHELDAKNQTLSDLLVAAGPAADTLAANTATVADLIEQIGATSRQLQKFPSIAGTDTSGRSMIADANTIASAWNDVVLAPGADLASLNRIMPPLIKSTSSNAISVRASIDRLVLGSIPDIGFGGDPGFHGPKRYNWAQLVGSFKYTLWRLQQRVVGQGPDVPQVPVMPSPTDPGMQIVAPPSTEPPP; encoded by the coding sequence ATGAGGCGCGCCGCAGCGGTTCTCCTGGTCGCGGTGACGGTGACGGGGTGCTCGTCGGGCGGGCTGTCCAGCCTGCCGCTGCCGGCGCCGTCCGTCGGCAGTGGTGGGTACCGGCTGACGGCGGTGTTCTCCAATGCGCTGAACCTGCCGGCCAAGGCGAAGGTCAAGCTCGCCGGCGCCGATGTGGGTGAGCTCGAGTCGATGGTGGCGCGCAACTACACCGCGGTCACCACGCTGCGGATCATGGACGGGGTGCGGCTGCCTGCGGGCAGCACCGCCGAACTGCGCTCGGCCACCCCGCTGGGCGACGTCTTCGTCGCGATCAAGCCACCGGCCACGGCCAGCCCGCTGACCCCGTTGCTGAAGGACGGCGACACCATCGGCTTGGACTCGACCAGGGCGGCGGCCACCGTCGAGTCGGTGCTCAGCTCGGCGGCCGTCATGGTCAACGGCGGCGCGGTACGCAATCTGACCAACCTCATCAACGGCGCGGGCAAGGCCACCGGGGATCAGGGCCAGGCGTTCGGCGACCTGATCGCCAAGACCAACCGCACACTGTCGAAACTGACCGCGCGCTCCGACCAGCTCTCCGAGGCGCTGACGCAGACGTCTTCGCTGGCACACGAACTCGACGCGAAGAACCAAACCCTCAGCGACCTCCTGGTGGCGGCGGGACCGGCCGCCGACACCCTGGCCGCCAACACCGCGACGGTGGCCGACCTCATCGAGCAGATCGGCGCGACCAGCCGCCAGCTACAGAAGTTCCCGTCGATCGCAGGCACCGACACCAGTGGCCGCAGCATGATCGCCGACGCAAACACCATCGCCTCGGCGTGGAACGACGTCGTCCTGGCTCCGGGTGCCGACCTGGCCTCGCTGAACCGGATCATGCCGCCGTTGATCAAATCGACTTCCAGTAATGCGATTTCGGTGCGGGCCAGTATCGACCGGCTGGTGCTGGGGTCGATCCCCGACATCGGGTTCGGCGGCGACCCAGGTTTCCACGGCCCCAAGCGCTACAACTGGGCCCAGCTCGTCGGGTCGTTCAAGTACACGCTGTGGCGGCTGCAGCAGCGGGTCGTCGGGCAGGGCCCCGACGTGCCCCAGGTTCCGGTGATGCCCAGCCCGACCGATCCCGGTATGCAGATCGTCGCTCCCCCGTCGACGGAGCCGCCACCGTGA